The genomic region AGCGGCACGAGCCGGAGCACGAGCAGGTAGGACGCGGCGTTGCGCCGGATCGCGGCGGCGAGCGCCTCGGCGCGGGGCCCAAGCCGCGCGAGCCCATTCTCGCCAAACAGGGTGCGCGCGAGCAGGAACACGCCCGTGGCGCCGACCGTCGCCGCCGTCACCGCAAGCGCCGTTCCCAACACGGCACCGAAGAGAAGGCCGCCCGCGAGGGTGAGGACCACCGCCCCCGGAACCGACAGGGCCACCGCCGCGGCATAGAGCGCGACATAGGCGGCAGCGGCGACCGCCCGGTTCGCGTCCACGAAGCGGGCGAGCGCCGCATGGTGCCGGGCGAGGGTCTCGAGCGAGAGGTGGTCGGCAAGGCCCAGCAGCCGCGCGGCGACGACCGCGCCCGCCACCAAGAGCGCGATCCACAGACGCCGGTCGCGGAGAAGGCGCGCCGCCCTCATGGCAGGAGACGCTGGGTCAGCCCGACCAGGCGTCGCATCCACGGGCCGAACACGAGGGGAGCGAAGTGATTGCCGGCAGCCCGCTTGCTGAGCTCGCCGAGCGTGGGGTAGGGGGCGAGCAGCGCGGCGATCGCGCCGATGCGCAAGTTCCGCTGGATCGCAAGCCCCCACAGCCCGATCAGCTCGCCGGCATGTGGGGCGACGATCGTGGCCCCGAGAACCCTGCCGCGCCGGCCGAGCACGATCTTCGCCAGACCCTCGGCCTCACCCTCCGTTCGGGCGCGATCATTGCCCGAGAGCGGCTCGAGCAGAACCGAGACGGGGTATCCCGCCCGCCGAGCCTCTGCCTCCGTCAGCCCAACATGGGCGAGCTCCGGGTCGGTGTAGGTGACCCAGGGGAGGGCGCGGTAGTCGGCCCGAACCGGCAGGCCGAGCAGGGCGGAGCGGAGGACAAGTCCGGCATGATAGGCCGCGATGTGGGTGAACTGCGGCCCCCCCGCCGAATCGCCGATCGCGTAGACGCGCCGGTTGGTGGTGCGCAGGGCCCGATCGACGGTGATCCCGCGCGCGGTCGCGGCGATTCCCGCCGCCTCGAGGCCGAGCCCTTCGAGCCGCGGCCGTCGCCCGGTGGCGACGAGAAGGTGCGTGCCCTCGATCACCCGGCCGTCGCCGAGGCTGACTGCGACACCGGCGGCGGCACGCGACACGCCGGCAACCGTCGCGCGTTCATGCAGCGAGACCCCCTCCGCCACGAGCCGGGAGCGGATGATGGCCACCGCCTCCGGCTCGTCACGCGGCAAGATCGTTCCGATGTCGATCAGGCTCACCGACGCGCCGAGCCGGCGGAAGGCCTGCGCCATCTCGACGCCGATCGGCCCCGCCCCGAGCACGACGAGATGAGCGGGCAGGGCGGTGAGGTCGAACACCGCTTCGTTCGTGAGGAACGGCACGTCGGCAAGCCCCGGCACGGGCGGCAGGGCGGGGGAGGAGCCGGTGGCGATCACGAAGCGTCTCGCGCGGATACGCTCGCCCCCGGCCTCCACCTCTGCGGGGCCGGTGAAGCGCCCGGGCGCGAGGATGACGGTGACGCCGAGGCCCTCAAATCGTTCCACGCTGTCGTGTGGCGCGATCGCCGCGATCACCCCGTGCACATGCGCCTGCACACGGCCGAACTCCACCTCCGGTGGCGGGGCTGTGATGCCGAAACGCGCGCTCCGGCGCACGGCTTCGGCGGCATGCGCCGCGGCGAGCAAAGCCTTCGACGGCACGCAGCCCGTGTTCAGACAGTCCCCGCCCATGCGGTGCTTCTCGATGAGCACCACCGCCGCGCCCATCTGCGCGGCGCCTGCTGCGACCGAGAGCCCGCCGGAGCCTGCGCCGATGACGCAGAGATCCGCGTGCAGCACCCCGCCCTTACGCCAGGGGCGTCTCGCCGGCAGGGGGCGGCGGTGCGGATCGGTCACGGACTCTCCTGGTCGGGGTGGTCAACCCGGCTTCGGATGAACCGCGGCCAGTCTAGGCCGGCCGCGACGGCGCGCGGGAGGGCCTGCATTCGCTCGGGGCGATCGCGCGCGGCGGCTCAGGTTGGCCTCGGCACGTCCGGCTTCGGCCGTGCCCGCCGCTGCCGAGACGACGCGGCGGCCAGGACGCGCGTGCCGGCCCAAGGCGTCGCCTCAGGCCCCGAGCACGCGGTCGATCTCTCCTTGGGCGAGATCGCGCCCCGTTGCGACACCTTCAGGCAGCGTGTGCATCAGCGCCGAGACGGTGACGCGCTCCGTCGGCTCTGCCTCGGGCACAAACTGGCGCAGAGCGTCATCGACCTGTTCGAGATGCTGAATGGCGCGGCGTATCCGCTGCCCCGTCAGGTCCTGGAAGGCGCAGGCCTCGAAGATCGCGTTGACCTCGGCGGAGAGCGCGGCGGCGGTCTCGGCGTCGAGCGCGGCGGCGGTCTCGGCGTCGAGCGCGGCGGCATCGAGCCGCGCCTGGATGGCCTCGGCCGCCTCGAGGATCCGGTTGGTCGCGGCTTCGGTCTCGAGCACCACGGCCTCGAGCTCGATGCCGCTGTTTCGGCTCTCCCGCGCCGGCACCGAGACGAGATTGGCCACTGTCGCATGGATGCGCTTGAGTTCGCCGGCGAGCTTCTCCTCCGAGAGGTCGGAGAGCTGCACATGCGCGTCGAACTCGGCCGAGAGCTCGGCGATACGCCGATCGACGAAGCGCCGGAGCTCGCCGAGGAGCGGGGCGATCTCCTCGCGGATGGCGGCCCGCACGGCCGCGTCGAGAGCCTCATTCATCCGAGCCTCACCCCTCCTGGTCGCGACGCCGCCCCGTGCTGAGCGCGGGGTCGGGCCCGCACTGTGCCGCGGTGCGGTGAAGACGGGATTACCGAAACGGGACGTTCCCTCCCTCTGGCGATCCGGCTGACGCCGCCGTCCGACGCACGGGCGGCTCCAGCTGACGCGACGCGTCAATAGGGCGTGCGGTCCTCCTTCGCCGTCCAGGCCCTCAAGGCGGCGAGCGCCTCGTCGCGGAGCATCTGCGCAAGCGGAATGGCGCGCAACGCCGCCGGCTTGCGGCCGAGCTCGGCCTCGATAAAGGCGTCATCGAAGCCCACGGCTGCGGCGTCGGCGGCGGTCGCGGCGTAGAACACGCGCCTCGGCCGCGCCCAGTAGAGCGCGCCGAGGCACATCGGGCAGGGCTCGCAAGGAGGCATAGACATCGCAGCCCGCGAGCTGGAACGAGCCGAGGCGCCGGCAGGCGTCACGGATCGCCACCACCTCGGCATGGGCGGTCGGGTCGTTGTCGAGGGTCACGCGGTTCGCGCCCTGGCCGACGATCCGTCCATCCCGAACGATCACGCAGCCGAACGGCCCTCCCCCCTCGGTCACCGAGGCGACCGAGAGCCGGATCGCCTCGCGCATCATCGCCGCGTCACCCTCCATCGCACCCTCCCCCTCCCTGCTCTCCGCGGCCCGGATCCCGCCCGGCGCGACCGCCGTCATGGCGGGTCGATCGCTGGCGGGGTCGAACAGCGCCATCCTGCCCGCCGCAGCGCGGCTGTCGAGAGCACCGCTCGCCGCCGCGGCGGGCGGCGACCTCCCTCGCCGCAAGGGCTTGATCCACGTCATGTCGAGGGGCATGCCGGGAGGCGAGACTGAGCAACGAGGAGGGTTCCGATGTCACGGCTCTACACCGTTCGCATGCTGCTCGCGCGCAACCCGGGCTTTCCGGAAGGCTCGAACGAGCGCGGCTACGAGCTTCGCGTGCCGCTGACGGCGGATGGCCATCTCGATGTCGAGGCGTGGCGGGAGCGCCGCGCCGAGTGCACGGTCCGTCGCTTCTGGCACGACGAGCCTGACCGGCACGGCGAGCTGATCCACGGCCGGCATGGCTGGGCCTTCAGTTACGAGCCGGGAGAGGCGGATGACGAGCCGCTGTTCAAGCTCGAAGGACACGTCTTCCGCCCCGGCGAGTACGTCACCGTCCGCGAGACCGACGGCGAGGCCCTCACCTTCAGGATCGTCAGCGTCCGCTGAGCGGCACGGCAGAAGAGGAGAGGCGCGCAGGATGTCGCACTACCACGCCGTCGTCTGGCTTGACTCGCGCGAGGCCCACATTTTCCACATCACCGAGACGGAGGCGGAGAAGATCACCGTCCGCGACCGCAAGCCCGACAAGCATCTGCACGGCGGCGGCTCCAAGGGGCGCGAGCACGCCCACGCCGACCAGGACTATCTGCACCGCGTGGTCGAGGCGCTCTCGGGCGCGCAGGAGTGGCTGATCGTCGGCCCGGGCGAGGCGAAGCACGAGCTTGTCCGGCACATCGAGAGGCACGACCCAGGGCTGCGGTCCCGCATCAAGGGAGTCGAGACGGCGGACCACCCGAGCGACGGCCAAGTCTGCGCTCTGGCGCGGAAATACTTCGCCCGGATCGACCGGATGTTGCCGCAGAGGCCCTGAACGGCCCCCACCCGGTCTCGCGCAGGCGAACAATCAACAGCTGTGACGCGTTGATTGACGACACGTAAAAATCCTTCTTGAAGCCTGGCATACACGCGCGTTATCCCGCTTGCTCGCGTGGGAGTGGAGCCGCCTCGGCGTTTCGGTGTCGTCCGCGGTTTCGGCGTGGCGCGGTCGCGGCAGACCTGTTCGCTCCCCGCAAAGGCCCGGGTCGCTGACCGGTGCGCTGCGAAGGGGTAACGGTCGTGGTGCGTGTCTGTCGCCTGACGCTGCTCGCCGGAACGGCCCTGTGCGCGCCCGGTGCCCTCTCTGCCCAGGCGCCGGCGCCGAACACCCTGCCTCAGGGGGGGGCGGTGATCGCCGGCCAAGCCTCGATTGCCACCACCGCTCCGAACCGGATGCAGGTGACGCAATCGTCCGATCGGGCGGTGATCGGCTGGCAGAGCTTCTCGGTCGGCGCGAACGCCGGCGTCGACATACGCCAGCCGGGGGCGGGCTCGATCTCCGTCCAACAGGTCCAGGGCAACGATCCGAGCCGGATCTTCGGCCAGCTCTCCTCGAACGGGCGCGTTGTCGTCGCCAACCCAAACGGCGTCTGGTTCGGCCCCGACGCGCGGGTTGACGCTGCCGGGATCGCCGCCGTGGCGGGGCGGATGAGCCAAACCGCGATCGAGCGGTTCATGGCCGACGGCACGGTGCGGCTGGACGAGGGCGCGGCCGCGGGCGCCGAGGTGGTGAACGAGGGGCGGATCACCGCCGGGCGCGGCGGTCTCGCCGCCCTGGTCGGGCCCTCCGCGCGAAACGCCGGCACGATCGAAGCGAGCGGCGGGCGCGTGCAGATCGCCGGAGCGGCGGGGGCGACGGTCGATTTCGATGGCGACGGGCTGATCGCTCTCCGCGCCGCCCCTGGGGCGCTCGCGGAGAACACCGGCCGGATCCTCGCCGAAGGCGGGCGGGTTCGGCTCACCGTGGCCGAGGCGAGGGGCGTGCTCGCGGGCGCGGTCAATCTCGGCGGGGTGGTAGAGGCGCGTTCCGTCAGCACCGATGGCGGGGGCATCACCCTCGGCTCGGTCCATGCCGAGGCGCCGTCGGTGACCGTGACCGGCCGGGTCGACGTCTCGGGGCCCCGCGGCGGGACGGTTTCGCTGCTCGGCGACGAGGTGAGCGTTCGGCAGGGCGCGCGGATCGACGCCTCAGGCGCCCAGGGCGGCGGAACGGTCCGTGCGGGCGGAGACGTGCGTGGCGCTCCCGGCACCCGGACGGCGCGGACGACGACCGTCGAGCGCGGTGCGACGGTGGCGGCGGATGCGACCGCGAACGGCCACGGCGGAACGGTCGTGGTCTGGGCCGATGGTGTGGCGACCATGGACGGGGCGATCACCGCGCGCGGGGCAGGGGCGGGGGCGGGCGGCTTCGCCGAGGTCTCGGGGCTCGGCGGCATCGCCTATGGCGGAACGGTCGATCTCCGCGCGCCGTCGGGCCTCTGGGGCACGCTCCTGTTCGACCCAACGGTGATCAACATCGTCGCCTCGGGCGGGACCAACGTGATCCCGAGTCCCTCGACGCCGGGCGTCGTCACTCTCAACGCCTCCGCCGTGGTCGCGCAGCTCTCTCTTTCGAACGTCGATCTCGTCGCCTCGAGCGCGATCAACGTCAACGCACCGCTCGCATGGGGCACGCCCGGGCGGCTGACGCTCACGGCCAATACGGTGACCGTCACCAGCGCCATCACGCTCAACGGCACCGGAAACCTCGTCATCGGTGCGCGCGGCTCGGCCACCGTCTCCGGCACGCTGACCATGAACAGCACCGGCAGTGTGGTGATCAACGCCGTCAATGACGTGACACTTCAGGGCACGGTTGCGAGCGCGCCGGCCGCCGCGGGCTCGCTTACCGTCACGGCCGACAGCGACCTCAATGGCGTGGGCGAAGCGTTCCTGCGCGGCAACATCCAGCTCCGCAGCGGGGCGCTCACGGTCTCCGGCGCGAGCGTCACCGTCGGCCGCACGACGGCGAGCGATCTCAGCGTCAGTACGACGACCGGAGCGATCACGCTCGAGGCGACGAACGGACGCCTCGCGATTGGCACCACCGCCGCTTCGAACAGCAACACGCTGGTCGAGAGCAGCGAGGGGGGGGCTATCACTCTGCGTGCCTCTGGCAATGTGCTGGTCGGGCGGGCGACGGAGACGCCGGTCACCGGAGCGGGGACCTGGAGCCAGGTGCGGAGCCCGGCCGGCGCAGTCTCGATCGAGGCGGGCGGCAGCGTCCTTGTGCGCGCAGGTGCCGGCTTGATCACGCCGGACAGTTTCGGCCGCGTGCTCGCGGGCACGAGCCTCTCGGTCACCGCCGGAAGCGATGTGGTGATCGGCGGGGGAACCGGCTTCGGCACAGCGGCGGCGAGCGCCGACAGCGCGATAGAGACGCGCGCCGGCCCCCTTGTGGTCAACGCCACCGGGAACGTGATCGTGCGCTCAGGCGGCGCATTCGCCCAAGCAAGCCTCCGCAGTGGCGGCGACCAGACGATCACCGCCGGTGGCGCGATTGAGGTGACAGGCGGCGGGAGCGCGGCGTCGATCGCCGCCGCCGGAACCCAGACCCTCACCGCGACCGGGGCCATCACGCTCTCGGGCGGCAGCGCCGCGGGGTCCGTGGCCTCGATCGACAACAGCGGCGGGGCGCAGACCATTTCGGGCCGGAGCGTCAGCCTCACAGGGAATGGCGGCGAGGCGCGGCTCCGCAATGCCGGCGGCGCCCAGGCGGTGACCGGGACGGCGGGTGCCGTCACCGTGGCGGCCCTGGGCAGCGGCCCGGCGGGCATCGAGAACAGCGGCGGCGACCAGGACGTGTCGGGAACGGAGATCACGCTCTCCGCAGCGGGCAGCGGGGCCGTCTCAATCAGCAATCGGGGCGGGGCGCAGAACGTCGTCACGACCGCCGGAGCGATCGGCCTCACGGGGGGGAACAACGCGGCGGTGCGGATCGCCAACGACGGCGGGGTGCAGAGCGTGTTTGCCGCGACGACGCTCACCCTCACCGGCGGGGCGGGCATCGGCACAGCGGAGATCGCGAACGGAGCGGGCGGGCAGACGGTCGACGCGAGGGTCGGCATCACCCTCAACGGCCGGGAAGCGGCCGCGCGGATCACGGCCGGCGACGGCGACCAGACGGTGCGCAGCGACGGCAGCATCCGCCTACTCGGCTCCTCGTCCGGAACCGTGTCAGGCCCGCTCAATGTCGAAATCCTCAACGGCCTTGGGCTGCAGACCGTCACCGCGGGGCGCAACCTCCTCGTCCGCGGCGGCGGAGCGAATGCCGGCGCGGCGATCCGGTCCGGCCGCGAGCAGATAATCACCGCCGGCGGGCGGATCGAGATCAGCGCGCGCGATGCGACCGCACGCCTCGCCGCCCGCGGCGCGCAGACCGTCACCGCGACGGACATCGTCACGCTCTCGGGCAGCACCAGCCCGGGCCTCCTGGCGGAGATCACGAACAGCGGCGGCGACCAGGCGGTGTCCGGGCGGGTGGTCGAGCTCCTCGCCAACGCCGGCGGCGCTGCGATCACGAACCGGTTCGGCAATCAGGCGGTCACGGCCGCCGAGCTCCTCGAGATCAGGGGCGGCGCGGGCATCGGTCTGATCGCCAACGAGGGCGGCGGTCAGGCCGTCCGCGGCGAGGCGGGTGTCCTGCTTCGCGCCGCAGCGAATGGCGGACCGGTCGCGATCGACAACATCCTCGGCAACCAGACGGTCAGCGCGTCACGGGGCCTGATCGCGCTTGTCGCCGCCGCCGAGGCGCCGGTCTTCATCGGCAATCTCCGCGGTGACCAGACCGTCACCGCTGCGACCTCGATCGAGCTCTCCGCCGCCGGCGGCACGCGCGGGCAGGCGGCGATCTTCAATGACACGGGTGCGCAGAGGATCGAAGCGGGCAGCGACCTCTCGATCACTGGCGGCGCGAGGAGCCCGGGCGGCCTCGGCGGTGCGGCCTATGTGATCGCTCTCTCCGGGCCGCAGACCATCACCGCCGGGGGGCGGCTGACGCTCACCGGCGCCCCGGACGCAACGCCGCTCGGCCTCTCGGCGACCTCCCCGACGGCGACGCCAACCCCCGGCAGCGCCTCGATCCAGTCCGACCCGCGGACGCTCCCCGGCGAGGCCAATGGCACGGCAGACCAGAGGGTCAGCGCCCTCGGCGTCATCTTCGCCGGGCCGGCCGGGACGAGCGCGATCGGCCTTCAGGACCTCCGCGCCGAGAACGACAGCCCCGCCGCGCGGCGCTACCAGTCGGTGCTCTCGGGTGGCACGGAGCTCTCCGTTGCGGGGAGCACCACCGTCTTCGCCCTCACCCCACCGCCAGGACCCCCGGCCCCACCACCGCCGCCGCCAACGAGCCGCGGCCCGAGCGTGCTCGACCCCGCCGTGGATGCGCTTCGCCAGCTCCTCTCTCAAGGGTTCCCAAGACCCGTGGCCGACCAGCTCGGCGGCGGAACCGGTGGGTTCGTCCCCGCCGGCCTTACCGAGGAAGGGGAGGAGGAGACGGTGGCGATCGCGGGCGAGGACCCGGCCGCGGTGTTCGCCAACGCCCTGCTCGCGGCGCGAATCGAGGGGCTCCTCCCCCCGCCCGTGCCGTATTTCCCGGGCTTCGTATCGCCGCCGCTCGCGGCCGCGACGCTGCGCTGACCATAGGCTTGGGGTTCCGGGCCGCGGCGACGGGCGATGACAGCGACCGCATGAGCCGCCCGGGATGACACGCCGTGCGATCCGCGGCGGGCCTCTGCGCCTTCTCGCCTGTGCCGCTCTCCTGCTCCCCGCCGCCGAGGCCGCCGCGCAGGCGCCGCCCGCGCTCCTCCCCGGCGGCGTCGATCCTGCCCGGGCACCGCGGGAGGCGCCGGTCCCGCTGCCGCCTGCCGGCGTGCCGGCCGCGCCTGCGCCCGCGCCCGAGCCGGCGGTGAGCCGCGCACCACCGGGAGCGGAACAGGTCCGCTTCCGGCTGGCGGACCTCGTTCTCGAGGGTGTGACGGCGTACCGGCCGAACGAGCTCCGCCCCCTCTACGCGCGCTTCCTC from Elioraea tepida harbors:
- a CDS encoding nucleoside deaminase — its product is MEGDAAMMREAIRLSVASVTEGGGPFGCVIVRDGRIVGQGANRVTLDNDPTAHAEVVAIRDACRRLGSFQLAGCDVYASLRALPDVPRRALLGAAEARVLRRDRRRRRSRGLR
- a CDS encoding beta strand repeat-containing protein; the encoded protein is MRVCRLTLLAGTALCAPGALSAQAPAPNTLPQGGAVIAGQASIATTAPNRMQVTQSSDRAVIGWQSFSVGANAGVDIRQPGAGSISVQQVQGNDPSRIFGQLSSNGRVVVANPNGVWFGPDARVDAAGIAAVAGRMSQTAIERFMADGTVRLDEGAAAGAEVVNEGRITAGRGGLAALVGPSARNAGTIEASGGRVQIAGAAGATVDFDGDGLIALRAAPGALAENTGRILAEGGRVRLTVAEARGVLAGAVNLGGVVEARSVSTDGGGITLGSVHAEAPSVTVTGRVDVSGPRGGTVSLLGDEVSVRQGARIDASGAQGGGTVRAGGDVRGAPGTRTARTTTVERGATVAADATANGHGGTVVVWADGVATMDGAITARGAGAGAGGFAEVSGLGGIAYGGTVDLRAPSGLWGTLLFDPTVINIVASGGTNVIPSPSTPGVVTLNASAVVAQLSLSNVDLVASSAINVNAPLAWGTPGRLTLTANTVTVTSAITLNGTGNLVIGARGSATVSGTLTMNSTGSVVINAVNDVTLQGTVASAPAAAGSLTVTADSDLNGVGEAFLRGNIQLRSGALTVSGASVTVGRTTASDLSVSTTTGAITLEATNGRLAIGTTAASNSNTLVESSEGGAITLRASGNVLVGRATETPVTGAGTWSQVRSPAGAVSIEAGGSVLVRAGAGLITPDSFGRVLAGTSLSVTAGSDVVIGGGTGFGTAAASADSAIETRAGPLVVNATGNVIVRSGGAFAQASLRSGGDQTITAGGAIEVTGGGSAASIAAAGTQTLTATGAITLSGGSAAGSVASIDNSGGAQTISGRSVSLTGNGGEARLRNAGGAQAVTGTAGAVTVAALGSGPAGIENSGGDQDVSGTEITLSAAGSGAVSISNRGGAQNVVTTAGAIGLTGGNNAAVRIANDGGVQSVFAATTLTLTGGAGIGTAEIANGAGGQTVDARVGITLNGREAAARITAGDGDQTVRSDGSIRLLGSSSGTVSGPLNVEILNGLGLQTVTAGRNLLVRGGGANAGAAIRSGREQIITAGGRIEISARDATARLAARGAQTVTATDIVTLSGSTSPGLLAEITNSGGDQAVSGRVVELLANAGGAAITNRFGNQAVTAAELLEIRGGAGIGLIANEGGGQAVRGEAGVLLRAAANGGPVAIDNILGNQTVSASRGLIALVAAAEAPVFIGNLRGDQTVTAATSIELSAAGGTRGQAAIFNDTGAQRIEAGSDLSITGGARSPGGLGGAAYVIALSGPQTITAGGRLTLTGAPDATPLGLSATSPTATPTPGSASIQSDPRTLPGEANGTADQRVSALGVIFAGPAGTSAIGLQDLRAENDSPAARRYQSVLSGGTELSVAGSTTVFALTPPPGPPAPPPPPPTSRGPSVLDPAVDALRQLLSQGFPRPVADQLGGGTGGFVPAGLTEEGEEETVAIAGEDPAAVFANALLAARIEGLLPPPVPYFPGFVSPPLAAATLR
- a CDS encoding TVP38/TMEM64 family protein; protein product: MRAARLLRDRRLWIALLVAGAVVAARLLGLADHLSLETLARHHAALARFVDANRAVAAAAYVALYAAAVALSVPGAVVLTLAGGLLFGAVLGTALAVTAATVGATGVFLLARTLFGENGLARLGPRAEALAAAIRRNAASYLLVLRLVPLFPFFLVNLVPAFVGVGLPVYVVTTFFGILPGTAVFSLAGAGLGDVLAAGGAFDVRSVLTPQVLGALVGLAALALAAIPLKARFGKR
- a CDS encoding dihydrolipoyl dehydrogenase family protein yields the protein MTDPHRRPLPARRPWRKGGVLHADLCVIGAGSGGLSVAAGAAQMGAAVVLIEKHRMGGDCLNTGCVPSKALLAAAHAAEAVRRSARFGITAPPPEVEFGRVQAHVHGVIAAIAPHDSVERFEGLGVTVILAPGRFTGPAEVEAGGERIRARRFVIATGSSPALPPVPGLADVPFLTNEAVFDLTALPAHLVVLGAGPIGVEMAQAFRRLGASVSLIDIGTILPRDEPEAVAIIRSRLVAEGVSLHERATVAGVSRAAAGVAVSLGDGRVIEGTHLLVATGRRPRLEGLGLEAAGIAATARGITVDRALRTTNRRVYAIGDSAGGPQFTHIAAYHAGLVLRSALLGLPVRADYRALPWVTYTDPELAHVGLTEAEARRAGYPVSVLLEPLSGNDRARTEGEAEGLAKIVLGRRGRVLGATIVAPHAGELIGLWGLAIQRNLRIGAIAALLAPYPTLGELSKRAAGNHFAPLVFGPWMRRLVGLTQRLLP